One genomic segment of Micromonospora sp. WMMC415 includes these proteins:
- a CDS encoding cellulose binding domain-containing protein, whose protein sequence is MKNTGTTATDSWRVTWTNPAGTAISVWNGQWIASGGRRCTSRRTATTRPSPSPGRTWRPPPSPR, encoded by the coding sequence GTGAAGAACACCGGCACCACCGCGACCGACAGTTGGCGGGTCACCTGGACCAACCCGGCCGGGACCGCGATCTCGGTGTGGAACGGACAGTGGATCGCATCCGGCGGGAGGAGGTGTACGTCACGAAGGACGGCTACGACCCGACCAAGCCCCTCGCCTGGTCGGACCTGGCGCCCGCCCCCTTCTCCACGGTGA
- a CDS encoding GerMN domain-containing protein, whose translation MTDGIPDAEATRDALRRIAGTAADTAHPPDLGDLRHRARRRRVRSVAAAGLIAAAMVAVPVVTAVVVTPAGEPQVAAPVPTAPTIPAPASSATPPRPSDVPSTATASAQATETGGPIQPATEPTTGTRRVKLFLLREQAGQRCPEVVTVTREVPARSVAKEALRALLDGPTPADRAAGLTSAFDGDAHRFRYLKLDGTNARADFTDLDGILAPDDSCEKTKLLEPMRRTLEQFGWIEQARFSIRGDQRAFYVDVLHDRVPD comes from the coding sequence GTGACTGACGGAATTCCGGACGCGGAGGCGACGCGTGACGCGCTGCGCCGGATAGCCGGGACCGCCGCCGACACCGCACATCCGCCGGATCTGGGCGACCTGCGCCACCGTGCACGCCGTCGCCGCGTCCGCTCCGTCGCCGCAGCCGGCCTGATCGCCGCGGCGATGGTGGCCGTACCCGTCGTCACGGCCGTGGTGGTCACACCAGCCGGTGAGCCACAGGTCGCCGCTCCCGTGCCGACGGCTCCCACCATCCCGGCGCCCGCATCGTCGGCCACGCCGCCCCGCCCGTCCGATGTCCCGTCCACCGCGACGGCGAGCGCCCAGGCGACGGAGACCGGCGGCCCGATCCAACCGGCGACCGAGCCGACCACCGGCACCCGCCGGGTCAAGCTGTTCCTGCTGCGTGAGCAGGCCGGCCAGCGCTGCCCGGAGGTCGTCACGGTGACCCGGGAGGTCCCGGCCCGCAGCGTCGCCAAGGAGGCCCTGCGGGCGCTGCTCGACGGCCCCACCCCGGCCGATCGCGCGGCCGGCCTGACCAGCGCCTTCGACGGCGACGCCCACCGCTTCCGCTATCTCAAGCTGGACGGGACGAACGCGCGGGCGGACTTCACCGACCTCGACGGCATCCTTGCCCCGGACGACAGCTGCGAGAAGACCAAGCTGCTGGAGCCGATGCGCCGCACCCTGGAACAGTTCGGCTGGATCGAGCAGGCACGGTTCTCCATCCGTGGCGACCAGCGAGCCTTCTACGTCGACGTGCTGCACGACCGGGTTCCCGACTGA
- a CDS encoding RNA polymerase sigma factor, which produces MSTDREFTEFYLATYRRLVGQLFVLTGNRHDAEELAQEAFSRALPRWAKISGYEAPEAWVRRVAFNLAFSRRRKALRGAAALLRLGSDRVHDGDSTDGVAVAEALRAVPVRHRQALVLHYVVDLSVRDVAVELGVPENTVKTWLRRGRQQLQAALRVDEATGTEDLLAHLRP; this is translated from the coding sequence ATGTCGACAGATCGGGAGTTCACCGAGTTCTACCTGGCGACGTACCGTCGGCTGGTGGGCCAGCTGTTCGTGCTGACCGGCAACCGCCACGACGCCGAGGAGCTTGCCCAGGAGGCGTTCTCCCGTGCGCTGCCCCGGTGGGCGAAGATCAGCGGGTACGAGGCGCCGGAGGCGTGGGTCCGCCGGGTCGCCTTCAACCTCGCGTTCTCCCGGCGCCGCAAGGCGCTGCGCGGCGCGGCCGCGCTGCTGCGGCTCGGCAGCGACCGGGTCCACGACGGCGACAGCACTGACGGTGTCGCCGTCGCCGAGGCGCTGCGGGCGGTGCCGGTACGGCACCGGCAGGCGTTGGTGCTGCACTATGTCGTCGACCTTTCCGTGCGGGACGTGGCTGTCGAGCTGGGCGTTCCGGAGAACACCGTCAAGACGTGGCTGCGGCGGGGCAGGCAGCAGTTGCAGGCGGCGCTCCGGGTGGACGAGGCGACCGGGACCGAGGACCTCCTCGCTCACCTTCGCCCCTGA
- a CDS encoding carbohydrate-binding protein yields MSRITRPGLTAATCALALGATVALTGQPAQAAPPALDFGCQRIAWSSDGNYHDRDDIGASAMALALLAEKGQQSRLVHWDYNSHLGSSTASWERDMVTATEGVAGQFGYDVAGIFRNSQTNLNAAVTHLRAAVNASTATNTLCLVGAGPMGVVYRALQGSNTAARQHVTLISHSDWNNKHDDDDNRWNLADIRRDFPQVKYTRIPDQNAGLGTGGGEEKWAWMANNADQRLRYVHNVVNNIMNKKGDVSDAGMMYYLITGDDSGNANKLRTFLTAPGGGGSSAETVQGESYTSHSGVQLAFHSAAQGGATAGYLHDGDWAGYAQVSTTGRTEFSARVASGTSGGTIEVRAGSATGPLLGTVDVPTTDGWTTYRTVSTSLSGTGTGPLHLVYTGGPGFLFDVDSLTVS; encoded by the coding sequence ATGTCACGGATCACCCGTCCCGGCCTCACCGCTGCGACCTGCGCCCTCGCGCTCGGCGCCACGGTCGCACTGACCGGGCAGCCCGCCCAGGCCGCCCCGCCCGCCCTCGACTTCGGCTGTCAGCGGATCGCCTGGAGCTCGGACGGCAACTACCACGACCGCGACGACATCGGCGCGTCCGCCATGGCGCTGGCGCTGCTCGCCGAGAAGGGCCAGCAGTCCCGGCTCGTGCACTGGGACTACAACTCGCACCTGGGCAGCTCCACCGCGAGCTGGGAGCGGGACATGGTCACCGCCACCGAGGGCGTCGCAGGGCAGTTCGGCTACGACGTGGCCGGCATCTTCCGCAACAGCCAGACGAACCTCAACGCCGCGGTGACCCACCTCCGCGCGGCCGTCAACGCCTCCACCGCCACCAACACCCTCTGCCTCGTCGGTGCCGGCCCGATGGGTGTCGTGTACCGGGCGTTGCAGGGCTCGAACACCGCCGCGCGTCAGCACGTCACGCTGATCTCGCACTCGGACTGGAACAACAAGCACGACGACGACGACAACAGGTGGAACCTCGCCGACATCCGCCGCGACTTCCCGCAGGTCAAGTACACGCGGATCCCGGACCAGAACGCCGGTCTGGGCACCGGCGGCGGCGAGGAGAAGTGGGCCTGGATGGCCAACAACGCCGACCAGCGGCTGCGCTACGTGCACAACGTGGTCAACAACATCATGAACAAGAAGGGCGACGTCTCCGACGCCGGAATGATGTACTACCTGATCACCGGCGACGACTCCGGTAACGCCAACAAGCTGCGTACCTTCCTCACCGCTCCGGGGGGCGGTGGAAGTTCCGCGGAGACGGTGCAGGGTGAGTCGTACACGTCGCACTCCGGCGTCCAGTTGGCGTTCCACAGCGCGGCGCAGGGCGGTGCCACGGCGGGCTACCTGCACGACGGCGACTGGGCCGGCTACGCCCAGGTGTCCACGACCGGCCGGACCGAGTTCTCCGCAAGGGTGGCCTCCGGCACCTCCGGCGGCACCATCGAGGTACGGGCCGGCTCGGCGACCGGCCCGCTGCTCGGCACGGTCGACGTGCCCACCACCGACGGCTGGACGACCTACCGGACCGTCTCGACGTCGCTGTCGGGCACCGGAACCGGGCCGCTGCACCTGGTCTACACCGGCGGCCCCGGCTTCCTCTTCGACGTGGACAGCCTCACCGTGAGCTAG
- a CDS encoding efflux RND transporter periplasmic adaptor subunit translates to MGIHLHVWRAVRRRPAPTVAATATLVAVTVAAGASAFSGDADRTAAPAATVRVDRGEVTSAVAATGSVRPAASRGLAFTAAGTVTEVRVRPGADVTVGQVLAVLDDGEAHAEVTRAEQALADARAALDDLEVEEEPDALACATSPVSAARGDGAGGAAGGTVRTTPSGDTGSPTPRPDPDQSSPSPTPSATPTPTGSSASPAKPSPSGTGKGPAVTATTPAPAGPRGCPTEPGGSGPGGNAVGTDPLLRAHQQVTAAQLALAEAQDRLAGTTITAPVAGRVLSVAGPVGTRAAAGVRFVELAVVDGMQVTATFPEADAGQIAVGQTATVTPAGRSDTKLDAEVVQLDPVGTSDGQVVRFGVRLALDDAPDDLLIGQSAAVRIRIATVADVLRVPAGAVEFRPDGSGTVLLAGAVETRAVVIGVRGDQFVEIRSGLAEGDLLLAAG, encoded by the coding sequence ATGGGCATCCACCTGCACGTGTGGCGGGCGGTCCGGCGCCGGCCGGCACCCACCGTCGCCGCCACCGCCACGCTGGTCGCGGTCACTGTCGCGGCGGGCGCGTCCGCGTTCTCGGGCGACGCCGACCGGACCGCAGCGCCGGCGGCGACCGTACGGGTGGATCGGGGTGAGGTGACCTCGGCGGTCGCCGCGACCGGCTCGGTACGGCCCGCGGCGAGCCGTGGACTGGCGTTCACCGCGGCCGGCACCGTGACCGAGGTCCGGGTCCGCCCGGGCGCCGACGTCACCGTCGGGCAGGTGCTCGCGGTGCTTGACGACGGCGAGGCCCACGCCGAGGTGACGCGCGCGGAGCAGGCGCTGGCCGACGCGCGCGCCGCGCTCGACGACCTCGAGGTGGAGGAGGAGCCGGACGCTCTCGCGTGCGCCACGTCGCCCGTTTCGGCCGCGCGGGGAGACGGCGCGGGAGGTGCGGCCGGCGGCACCGTCCGGACGACGCCATCGGGCGACACGGGGTCACCCACACCGAGACCCGACCCCGACCAGTCCTCGCCCTCCCCCACACCGTCGGCCACACCGACTCCCACGGGTTCGTCGGCCTCCCCCGCCAAGCCCTCGCCGAGCGGAACCGGGAAGGGGCCGGCGGTCACCGCGACGACCCCGGCGCCGGCGGGCCCGCGAGGCTGCCCGACGGAGCCGGGTGGCTCCGGGCCGGGCGGGAACGCCGTCGGCACCGACCCGCTGCTGCGGGCGCACCAGCAGGTGACCGCCGCGCAGCTGGCCCTGGCCGAGGCGCAGGACCGGCTGGCCGGTACGACCATCACCGCGCCGGTCGCCGGCCGGGTGCTGTCGGTGGCCGGACCGGTGGGCACCCGGGCGGCGGCGGGTGTGCGCTTCGTCGAACTGGCGGTCGTCGACGGGATGCAGGTCACGGCGACCTTCCCGGAAGCCGACGCCGGGCAGATCGCGGTGGGGCAGACCGCCACGGTGACCCCGGCCGGACGGTCCGACACCAAACTGGACGCCGAGGTGGTCCAGCTGGACCCGGTCGGCACCAGCGACGGTCAGGTGGTCCGGTTCGGGGTCCGGCTCGCGCTGGACGACGCTCCGGACGATCTGCTGATCGGTCAGAGCGCCGCCGTGCGGATCCGGATCGCCACCGTCGCGGACGTGCTGCGGGTCCCGGCGGGCGCGGTCGAGTTTCGGCCCGACGGTTCGGGCACCGTACTGCTCGCCGGGGCGGTTGAAACACGCGCCGTCGTGATCGGTGTCCGGGGGGACCAGTTCGTGGAGATCAGGTCCGGCCTCGCCGAGGGCGACCTGCTTCTCGCTGCCGGATGA
- a CDS encoding response regulator transcription factor, with the protein MSDRRTRVLVVDDEENIRALLSATLRLVEFDVRVAGGGHEALALAEEFDPDLVVLDVMLPDLDGFQVARRLRGTGAGVPVLFLTARGTVEDRISGLTVGADDYVTKPFSLEEVVLRIRAILRRSRADDAPAPDGVLRYADLELDEDAHEVRRGGRIVELSPTEFNLLRYLMVNAGRVVSKAQILDRVWNYDFGGDGRIVESYIYYLRKKIDMQAPPLVHTVRGVGYTLRVPRTEGG; encoded by the coding sequence GTGTCTGATCGCCGCACCCGTGTGCTCGTCGTCGACGACGAGGAGAACATCCGTGCCCTGCTGTCGGCGACGCTGCGGCTGGTCGAGTTCGACGTCCGGGTGGCCGGCGGAGGCCATGAGGCGTTGGCCCTGGCCGAGGAGTTCGATCCGGACCTGGTGGTGCTCGACGTGATGCTGCCCGACCTCGACGGCTTCCAGGTTGCCCGGCGGCTGCGCGGCACGGGAGCCGGGGTGCCGGTGCTGTTCCTCACCGCGCGGGGCACGGTGGAGGACCGCATCTCCGGGTTGACCGTCGGGGCGGACGACTACGTCACCAAGCCGTTCAGCCTGGAGGAGGTGGTGCTGCGGATCCGGGCGATCCTGCGCCGCAGCCGCGCCGACGACGCGCCGGCGCCGGACGGTGTGCTGCGCTACGCGGACCTGGAGCTGGACGAGGACGCCCACGAGGTCCGCCGTGGCGGCCGGATCGTCGAACTGTCGCCGACGGAGTTCAACCTGCTGCGTTACCTGATGGTCAACGCCGGCCGAGTGGTCAGCAAGGCGCAGATCCTCGATCGGGTGTGGAACTACGACTTCGGCGGCGACGGACGGATCGTCGAGTCGTACATCTACTACCTGCGCAAGAAGATCGACATGCAGGCCCCGCCGCTGGTCCACACCGTGCGGGGCGTCGGCTACACGCTACGGGTACCCCGCACCGAGGGCGGGTGA
- a CDS encoding efflux RND transporter periplasmic adaptor subunit: protein MRVRRLIPARGPSLLVNTGLAVAVLIAGGWAYTAFTGPETAAAGEARTVPVSRATVTSAVSVPGSVRSAATASASFATAGPITEITVAVGDSVKKGQVLARVDASAAKRELTAAEADLDAAQDAADRAAGADDSTVQSEAAVTQAELKVAAAREKLDGATLTAPIAGTVVAVNGSVGDPGTSAGGAATGGATGSGASGAGSTASGSGGEGLVQIADLTRLEVTAAVPEADATRLKAGMPATVSWNALPGTTAEATLAAIDPNATTANDVVTYGVTLSLKDRPDAARPGQSVQVTVTLDTAENVVAVSALAVTSAGNRHTVTVLDNGTPVVRPVEVGLRGDQLVEITSGLTEGDRVVLPSTGGADPSTGGGRGGPAGGGLTGGGGRGNR from the coding sequence ATGCGTGTGCGACGACTCATCCCTGCCCGCGGCCCGTCCCTGCTCGTCAACACCGGCCTCGCCGTGGCGGTGCTGATCGCGGGCGGGTGGGCGTACACCGCGTTCACCGGACCGGAGACGGCGGCTGCCGGCGAGGCCCGGACGGTGCCGGTGAGCCGGGCGACGGTGACGTCCGCGGTGTCCGTACCCGGTTCGGTGCGCAGCGCGGCGACCGCGAGCGCGAGCTTCGCCACCGCCGGGCCGATCACGGAGATCACCGTCGCCGTCGGCGACTCGGTGAAGAAGGGCCAGGTGCTCGCCCGGGTCGACGCCTCGGCCGCGAAGCGGGAGCTCACGGCGGCCGAGGCCGACCTGGACGCGGCGCAGGATGCGGCGGACCGGGCGGCAGGAGCAGACGATTCGACCGTCCAGTCGGAGGCCGCGGTGACCCAGGCGGAGCTGAAGGTCGCCGCAGCGCGGGAGAAGCTCGACGGCGCCACCCTGACCGCGCCGATCGCGGGCACCGTGGTGGCCGTCAACGGCAGCGTCGGGGATCCCGGCACCTCGGCGGGCGGCGCGGCCACCGGCGGCGCGACCGGGAGCGGCGCCTCCGGGGCCGGCAGTACCGCATCCGGTTCGGGAGGCGAGGGACTCGTGCAGATCGCCGACCTGACCCGGCTGGAGGTCACCGCCGCGGTCCCCGAGGCCGACGCGACCCGGCTCAAGGCGGGCATGCCCGCCACGGTCAGCTGGAACGCGCTGCCCGGCACCACCGCCGAGGCGACGCTCGCCGCGATCGACCCGAACGCCACCACCGCCAACGACGTGGTGACCTACGGCGTCACCCTGAGCCTCAAGGACCGTCCCGACGCCGCCCGGCCCGGCCAGAGCGTGCAGGTCACCGTCACCCTCGACACGGCCGAGAACGTCGTCGCGGTATCAGCTCTCGCGGTCACCAGCGCCGGCAACCGGCACACCGTGACCGTCCTGGACAACGGCACCCCGGTCGTCCGCCCGGTCGAGGTGGGCCTGCGGGGCGACCAACTCGTCGAGATCACCTCCGGCCTGACCGAAGGCGACCGGGTCGTGCTGCCCAGCACCGGCGGCGCCGACCCGAGCACCGGCGGCGGGCGCGGTGGGCCGGCGGGCGGCGGACTGACCGGTGGCGGCGGGCGGGGCAACCGGTGA
- a CDS encoding ABC transporter ATP-binding protein encodes MTLYLVDGAHRTTESQNRPVLDVRDLTKVYGQGEATVHALRGVSLTVTAGDYVAIMGSSGSGKSTLMNILGCLDVPSAGTYRLDGVDVSRLDDARLALVRNRRIGFVFQSFNLIPRTSAVANVELPLAYAGVKPAERRWRALAALDMVGLAGRADHEPNQLSGGQQQRVAVARALVTEPALILADEPTGNLDSRSTEEVLAILDQLHTAGRTIVMITHETEVAARARRLVTLFDGRITTDVRQDGAR; translated from the coding sequence GTGACCCTCTACCTGGTCGACGGAGCTCACCGCACCACCGAGAGCCAGAACCGTCCGGTGCTCGACGTTCGTGACCTGACCAAGGTGTACGGGCAGGGCGAGGCGACCGTGCACGCGCTGCGCGGCGTGTCGCTGACCGTCACGGCCGGCGACTACGTGGCCATCATGGGTTCCTCAGGATCCGGCAAGTCGACGCTGATGAACATCCTCGGCTGCCTCGACGTACCCAGCGCCGGCACCTACCGCCTGGACGGGGTCGACGTCAGCCGACTCGACGACGCCCGGCTGGCCCTCGTCCGCAACCGGCGCATCGGGTTCGTCTTCCAGTCGTTCAACCTCATCCCCCGCACCTCGGCGGTGGCCAACGTCGAGCTGCCCCTGGCGTACGCCGGCGTCAAGCCGGCCGAGCGACGCTGGCGGGCCCTCGCGGCCCTGGACATGGTGGGTCTCGCCGGCCGGGCCGACCACGAGCCAAACCAGCTCTCCGGCGGCCAGCAGCAACGCGTCGCCGTCGCCCGCGCCCTGGTCACCGAGCCCGCACTGATCCTCGCCGACGAACCCACCGGCAACCTCGACAGCCGCTCCACCGAAGAGGTGCTGGCCATCCTCGACCAGTTGCACACCGCCGGCCGCACCATCGTCATGATCACTCACGAGACGGAGGTGGCCGCCCGCGCCCGCCGGCTGGTCACCCTCTTCGACGGGCGGATCACCACCGACGTACGACAGGACGGTGCCCGGTGA
- a CDS encoding ABC transporter permease, with translation MSLLEILRFAGRGVAANKLRSALTMLGILIGVAAVILLVAVGNGSAQAVNRSIEALGTNTITVSSTARGGTAPSALTVDIAQSLHDPALAPDVRAVSPVVSTAPTMTHAGTEHPVAQFLGTHPTYFGSSNSPLAAGAAFTDQDVAQGRRVVVLGRTVATELFADIDPVGQQVTVGGALFTVVGVLAERSSASGFSDPNDLAVAPLTAVQQTITGYGPVNSILVEATGPDRVNAAQQQVTQILNQRLKLPTGTTATGRGGGGAGAAPYRIQNAAQLLATRTETAQTFTVLLGTVAGISLLVGGIGITNIMLVTVTERTREIGIRKALGAPRRTILTQFLAEATMLSVLGGGLGVAAALIGSRFTIVGVQPVIVPSSVALALGVSVAIGLFFGSVPASRAAGLRPIDALRYE, from the coding sequence GTGAGCCTGCTGGAGATCCTCCGCTTCGCCGGCCGCGGCGTCGCCGCCAACAAGCTGCGCTCGGCGCTGACCATGCTCGGCATCCTCATCGGCGTCGCCGCAGTCATCCTGCTGGTCGCCGTCGGCAACGGCTCCGCGCAGGCCGTCAACCGCAGCATCGAGGCGCTGGGCACCAACACCATCACCGTGTCCAGCACCGCCCGCGGCGGAACGGCGCCGTCGGCACTCACGGTCGACATCGCGCAGTCCTTGCACGACCCGGCACTCGCCCCCGACGTCCGGGCGGTCTCACCGGTGGTCAGCACCGCCCCGACGATGACCCACGCCGGGACGGAGCACCCGGTGGCGCAGTTTCTCGGTACCCACCCGACCTACTTCGGCTCGTCGAACAGCCCACTCGCCGCCGGCGCGGCCTTCACCGACCAGGACGTGGCCCAGGGTCGGCGGGTGGTCGTGCTCGGGCGGACCGTCGCCACCGAACTGTTCGCCGACATCGACCCGGTCGGGCAGCAGGTCACCGTCGGGGGCGCCCTGTTCACCGTCGTCGGCGTTCTCGCCGAGAGAAGTTCCGCGTCCGGCTTCTCCGACCCGAACGACCTCGCCGTCGCCCCGCTCACCGCCGTGCAGCAGACCATCACCGGGTACGGCCCGGTCAACTCCATCCTCGTCGAGGCCACCGGCCCGGACCGCGTCAACGCCGCCCAGCAACAGGTCACCCAGATCCTCAACCAACGCCTCAAGCTGCCGACCGGCACCACCGCCACCGGACGCGGCGGTGGTGGTGCGGGTGCCGCGCCGTACCGGATCCAGAACGCCGCCCAACTCCTCGCCACCCGCACCGAGACCGCACAGACCTTCACCGTCCTGCTCGGCACCGTCGCCGGCATCAGCCTGCTCGTCGGCGGCATCGGCATCACCAACATCATGCTGGTGACCGTCACCGAGCGAACCCGGGAAATCGGCATCCGCAAGGCCCTCGGCGCACCCCGACGCACCATCCTCACCCAGTTCCTCGCCGAAGCGACCATGCTCAGCGTCCTCGGCGGCGGCCTCGGCGTGGCCGCCGCGCTCATCGGCAGCCGGTTCACCATCGTCGGCGTGCAACCGGTGATCGTGCCCAGCTCCGTCGCACTGGCCCTGGGCGTCTCCGTCGCGATCGGGCTGTTCTTCGGCAGTGTCCCCGCCAGCCGCGCCGCCGGCCTGCGCCCCATCGACGCACTCCGCTACGAATGA
- a CDS encoding RyR domain-containing protein, whose product MWQPQPIDTSGIEVPQAVRKEQETLSRQAHDIWAAKRLADGWRYGEVRNDIEKTHPNLVAYEELDDDDKSYDRDLIEGTIRLLIKLGFRIERDPT is encoded by the coding sequence GTGTGGCAGCCGCAGCCGATTGACACCAGCGGAATCGAGGTGCCGCAGGCGGTGCGCAAGGAACAGGAGACGCTCTCCCGCCAGGCGCACGACATCTGGGCCGCGAAACGGCTCGCGGACGGCTGGAGGTACGGCGAGGTTCGGAACGACATCGAGAAGACCCACCCGAACCTCGTCGCCTACGAGGAACTGGACGACGACGACAAGTCCTACGACCGGGATCTCATCGAGGGGACCATCCGGCTCCTGATCAAGCTGGGTTTCCGGATCGAACGCGACCCCACCTGA